A DNA window from Syntrophobacterales bacterium contains the following coding sequences:
- a CDS encoding alpha/beta fold hydrolase, giving the protein MPRTAANGIEIEYETFGNPSDRPLLLIIGLGGQLLQWDETLCRELAACGHYVIRYDNRDTGLSSKLDQAGEPNFRDSLEKVISGDKSVAPYSIGDMADDAAGLIKALGIPAAHICGMSMGGMIAQTLALRHPSMVLSLISIYSHTGNPRLPQPKPEILGTLLTPPPTEREANIEYMLGFFKMIAGPAFPVDEKWTRRMLAASYDRSFYTAGIARQLLAILTQDNRTSALSSLKAPTLVIHGTADPLAPVEGGKETAACIPGAELLLIEGMGHDLPHGGAWPQIVAAVAAHTLKAARLSPACA; this is encoded by the coding sequence ATGCCAAGAACCGCCGCCAATGGTATCGAAATAGAGTATGAAACATTCGGAAATCCTTCCGACAGACCGCTGCTGCTGATCATCGGTTTGGGCGGACAACTGCTCCAATGGGATGAAACCCTCTGCCGGGAGCTTGCCGCCTGCGGTCATTACGTAATCCGTTACGATAACCGCGATACCGGCCTTTCCAGCAAGCTCGACCAGGCGGGCGAGCCCAATTTCAGGGACTCCTTAGAAAAAGTCATAAGCGGCGACAAAAGCGTCGCGCCCTACTCCATAGGGGACATGGCCGATGACGCGGCTGGCCTGATAAAGGCTTTGGGAATCCCGGCCGCCCACATCTGCGGCATGTCCATGGGAGGCATGATCGCTCAGACGCTGGCGCTTCGCCACCCATCCATGGTTCTAAGTTTGATCTCCATTTATTCCCACACCGGCAATCCCAGGCTTCCCCAACCGAAGCCGGAAATACTGGGGACGCTGCTGACCCCTCCGCCCACCGAACGTGAGGCAAACATCGAATATATGCTGGGTTTTTTTAAAATGATTGCCGGCCCCGCTTTCCCGGTTGATGAGAAATGGACACGCCGCATGCTGGCCGCAAGTTACGACCGCTCCTTCTACACCGCGGGAATCGCCCGTCAGCTCCTTGCCATCCTGACTCAAGACAACAGAACTTCCGCACTCTCTTCCCTGAAAGCTCCCACACTCGTCATTCACGGCACAGCCGATCCGCTGGCGCCTGTGGAGGGGGGGAAGGAAACTGCCGCCTGCATACCCGGCGCAGAATTGCTGCTGATCGAGGGCATGGGGCATGATCTGCCCCACGGCGGCGCGTGGCCGCAGATCGTCGCAGCCGTAGCCGCCCATACACTGAAGGCAGCCCGGCTTTCGCCTGCTTGCGCTTAA